One Campylobacter concisus DNA window includes the following coding sequences:
- a CDS encoding heat shock protein transcriptional repressor HspR — protein MQNYEEPLFLISVVAKVLSIHPQTLRQYEREGLVEPSRTDGKMRLYSQKDVDRVKTILNLTRELGVNLAGVDVILQLKEKIDDLESTIDDLNKKLHEATSQTSTKRSLVKRKSSFDLVFYEGKK, from the coding sequence ATGCAAAATTACGAAGAACCACTTTTTTTAATAAGCGTTGTAGCAAAGGTTTTAAGCATACATCCACAAACTTTAAGACAATACGAAAGAGAAGGACTAGTTGAACCCTCAAGAACAGATGGCAAGATGAGGCTCTACTCACAAAAAGACGTTGATCGTGTAAAAACTATACTAAATTTAACCCGTGAGCTTGGCGTAAATTTAGCAGGTGTTGATGTGATACTTCAGCTAAAAGAGAAAATTGACGATTTAGAATCAACTATTGATGATTTAAATAAAAAATTACACGAAGCTACCAGTCAAACTAGCACCAAAAGATCGCTTGTGAAGAGAAAAAGTAGCTTTGATCTTGTATTTTACGAAGGCAAAAAATAA
- a CDS encoding cation:proton antiporter: protein MEQILEGFLLVAAISVALNVIFKKFQIPTIIGYIVTGTLISEFFNLKSNDEISHIAEFGIAFLMFTIGLEFSFKHLMSMKKEVFLNGGLQVCLSGFVMGVMLYYALHLKDETALIAGLAFALSSTAIVLKTLNDNGDVSKIYGRKALGILLFQDIAVIPILLMIDMFSSQDASINELLLKTFTSAVILIVVLFLLGKYVINWIFYKVVQTNSQEVFIATILFLVVGASTLAHFFGFSYSLGAFLAGMMMAETQYKHQIEVDLIPFRDLLLGLFFITVGMQINFVVVLSNIWLVLGLVFSIMVVKAIVVFAVLNIYLKRRVAAKTALSVCQIGEFALAVFGLMTTRNLLDIQTAQIFIAASVISMFATPFILKKLDVLADLVEREVVVESNETLKPQKLKNHIVVFGYDRLGQEVVLRLKETKLLYIVLDNDISLVELGRSRGENVFLGNVLQSNTLENACLDDAAAVIITVNNEQRVELIAQKIKDYGANIQTIIKANGEGNKDIFGELGANFHLISEERVMAKTLVHEALQCKIDHDVRA, encoded by the coding sequence ATGGAACAAATTTTAGAAGGCTTCTTGCTTGTCGCTGCGATCTCAGTCGCACTAAATGTCATATTTAAGAAATTTCAGATACCAACCATCATCGGTTACATCGTAACCGGCACGCTTATATCTGAGTTTTTCAACCTAAAAAGCAACGATGAAATTTCTCATATAGCTGAATTTGGTATCGCATTTTTGATGTTTACGATCGGACTTGAGTTTAGTTTTAAGCACCTGATGAGCATGAAAAAAGAGGTCTTTCTAAATGGCGGTCTGCAAGTTTGTTTAAGCGGCTTTGTGATGGGCGTGATGCTTTACTACGCGCTTCATCTAAAGGACGAGACAGCGCTTATCGCAGGTCTTGCCTTTGCTCTATCATCAACTGCGATCGTGCTAAAAACACTAAATGACAATGGCGATGTGAGTAAAATTTATGGTAGAAAGGCGCTTGGAATTTTGCTATTTCAAGATATCGCCGTTATCCCGATCTTGCTTATGATAGATATGTTTAGCTCGCAAGATGCCTCGATAAATGAGCTTTTGCTAAAGACATTTACGAGTGCGGTTATCCTTATCGTTGTGCTATTTTTGCTCGGCAAATACGTCATCAACTGGATATTTTACAAAGTCGTTCAGACAAACTCTCAAGAGGTCTTTATCGCAACGATCCTCTTTTTGGTCGTTGGTGCTAGCACGCTAGCTCACTTCTTTGGCTTTTCATACTCTCTTGGTGCATTCTTAGCTGGTATGATGATGGCAGAGACTCAATATAAGCACCAGATCGAGGTCGATCTCATACCTTTTAGAGATCTGCTTCTTGGACTGTTTTTCATAACCGTTGGCATGCAGATAAATTTTGTAGTCGTGCTCTCAAATATCTGGCTAGTTCTAGGTTTAGTCTTTAGCATAATGGTCGTAAAAGCCATCGTCGTTTTTGCCGTTTTAAATATCTACTTAAAACGCAGGGTCGCTGCTAAGACCGCGCTTAGCGTCTGTCAGATCGGCGAATTTGCACTGGCTGTCTTTGGGCTGATGACTACTAGAAATTTACTTGATATCCAAACAGCTCAAATTTTCATCGCAGCCTCTGTTATATCGATGTTTGCAACACCTTTTATACTTAAAAAGCTTGATGTCTTAGCTGATCTTGTAGAGCGTGAGGTGGTAGTTGAGTCAAACGAGACCTTAAAGCCACAAAAACTAAAAAATCACATCGTGGTCTTTGGCTATGATAGGCTCGGTCAAGAGGTCGTTTTAAGGCTAAAAGAGACAAAGCTTTTATACATCGTGCTTGATAACGACATCAGCCTAGTCGAGCTTGGTAGGAGCCGCGGGGAAAATGTATTTTTAGGAAACGTGCTTCAAAGCAACACCCTTGAAAATGCCTGCCTAGACGACGCAGCCGCTGTCATCATAACTGTAAATAATGAGCAAAGAGTTGAGCTGATCGCGCAAAAGATCAAAGACTACGGAGCAAATATCCAAACGATCATCAAAGCAAATGGCGAGGGCAACAAAGATATCTTTGGCGAGCTAGGTGCAAATTTCCACCTAATAAGCGAGGAGCGCGTCATGGCAAAAACCCTTGTTCATGAAGCCCTTCAATGCAAGATCGACCACGACGTAAGAGCGTAG
- the secA gene encoding preprotein translocase subunit SecA, with protein MISSVFRKIFGTKNDREVKKYIKRVAQINALEPTYEKMSDDELKIKFSEFKAQVVEEKVTLDQILNDVFAIVREASKRVLKMRHFDVQLIGGMVLNEGRIAEMKTGEGKTLVATLPVILNAMTGKGVHVVTVNDYLAKRDATQMGELYNFLGLSVDVILSGGYDDEVRQAAYNADITYGTNSEFGFDYLRDNMKFEASQKVQRGHNFVIVDEVDSILIDEARTPLIISGPTNRTLDGYIRADQVAKQLTRGTPADPNVPGSKPTGDFIVDEKNRTIMITEAGISKAEKLFGVENLYNLENAVLSHHLDQALKAHNLFEKDVHYVVKDGEVVIVDEFTGRLSEGRRFSEGLHQALEAKEGVKIQEESQTLADTTYQNYFRMYKKLAGMTGTAQTEATEFSQIYNLDVISIPTNVPVKRIDQNDLIYKTQNEKFKAVIDEIKKAHEKGQPVLVGTASIERSEVLHEMLKKAGIPHSVLNAKNHEKEAEIIAQAGVKGAVTIATNMAGRGVDIRINDEVRDLGGLYIIGTERHESRRIDNQLRGRAGRQGDPGMSRFYLSLEDNLLRIFGSDRIKAIMDRLGIDEGESIESRMVTRAVENAQKKVESLHFEARKHLLEYDDVANEQRKTIYKYRDELLDKNYDMSEKIAQNRVEYATNLLDTAEIFHGGLKDDYDIKNLCSIILADCGEEIDESELKGLEYNELVEKIAQILEVRYNEKMSVLNEEQRKDIEKILYLQVLDNAWREHLYQMDILKTGIGLRGYNQKDPLVEYKKESYNLFMELVGRLKTESVKTLQIVRFKSREEQEEQARMMLEASQNAENEPLNYNNQGEDENFTPEKKIPRNAPCPCGSGKKYKDCHGKSGPKKGIFA; from the coding sequence ATGATTTCATCGGTATTTAGAAAGATTTTTGGCACGAAAAACGATAGAGAAGTCAAAAAATACATAAAACGTGTGGCGCAGATAAACGCGCTAGAGCCTACTTATGAAAAGATGAGCGATGATGAGCTTAAGATCAAATTTAGCGAGTTTAAAGCCCAAGTCGTCGAAGAAAAAGTCACTTTAGATCAAATTTTAAATGATGTTTTTGCGATCGTTAGAGAGGCTAGCAAAAGGGTGCTTAAGATGCGCCATTTTGATGTGCAGCTAATCGGCGGCATGGTACTAAACGAGGGCAGGATCGCTGAGATGAAGACAGGCGAGGGTAAGACCTTGGTTGCGACTTTGCCAGTTATCTTAAACGCGATGACCGGTAAGGGCGTGCATGTAGTAACAGTAAATGACTACCTTGCAAAGCGTGACGCGACGCAAATGGGTGAGCTTTATAACTTTTTAGGCTTAAGCGTAGATGTGATACTAAGCGGCGGATACGATGATGAAGTAAGACAAGCTGCCTATAACGCTGACATAACATACGGCACAAACTCAGAATTTGGCTTTGACTATCTGCGTGATAATATGAAATTTGAAGCTAGCCAAAAGGTGCAAAGAGGCCATAACTTCGTCATCGTAGACGAGGTCGATAGTATCTTGATAGATGAGGCTAGAACGCCACTTATCATCTCTGGTCCAACAAACCGCACGCTTGATGGCTATATAAGAGCCGATCAAGTCGCAAAACAGCTTACCAGAGGCACTCCAGCTGATCCAAACGTGCCAGGCTCAAAGCCAACTGGCGACTTTATAGTAGATGAAAAAAATAGAACGATAATGATCACAGAAGCTGGCATAAGCAAGGCTGAAAAGCTCTTTGGGGTTGAAAATTTATACAACCTTGAAAATGCCGTGCTAAGCCACCACTTAGATCAAGCTCTAAAGGCGCACAATCTCTTTGAAAAAGACGTTCATTATGTTGTAAAAGATGGTGAGGTTGTTATTGTTGATGAATTTACAGGACGTCTAAGCGAGGGCAGGCGCTTTAGTGAGGGACTTCACCAAGCGCTTGAAGCAAAAGAGGGCGTTAAAATCCAAGAAGAGAGCCAAACGCTAGCTGATACAACCTACCAAAACTACTTTAGGATGTATAAAAAGCTTGCAGGTATGACTGGTACGGCTCAAACTGAGGCTACCGAGTTTTCTCAAATTTACAACCTTGATGTCATCTCGATCCCAACAAACGTGCCAGTTAAGAGGATCGATCAAAACGACCTTATCTATAAAACTCAAAACGAGAAATTTAAAGCTGTCATTGACGAGATCAAAAAAGCTCACGAGAAGGGTCAGCCAGTGCTTGTAGGAACTGCAAGTATCGAGCGCAGTGAGGTGCTTCACGAGATGCTTAAAAAAGCTGGCATCCCACACTCTGTGCTAAATGCTAAAAACCACGAAAAAGAGGCCGAGATTATCGCACAAGCTGGCGTAAAAGGCGCTGTGACTATCGCTACAAATATGGCTGGACGTGGTGTTGATATCAGGATAAATGACGAGGTGAGAGACCTTGGCGGCCTATATATTATCGGCACCGAAAGGCACGAAAGTAGAAGGATAGATAATCAGCTCCGTGGCCGTGCTGGACGTCAGGGCGATCCTGGTATGAGTAGATTTTATCTAAGCTTAGAGGACAATCTTTTAAGGATTTTTGGTAGCGACCGCATAAAAGCGATCATGGATAGGCTTGGTATCGACGAAGGCGAAAGTATCGAGAGCCGCATGGTGACAAGAGCTGTTGAAAATGCTCAAAAGAAAGTTGAGAGCTTGCACTTTGAGGCTAGAAAGCACTTGCTTGAGTATGACGACGTGGCAAATGAGCAAAGAAAGACCATCTATAAATACCGCGACGAACTACTTGATAAAAACTACGATATGAGCGAGAAGATAGCTCAAAACAGAGTTGAATATGCTACAAATTTACTTGATACGGCTGAAATTTTCCATGGCGGTTTGAAAGATGACTACGATATTAAAAATTTATGCTCTATCATCCTTGCGGACTGCGGCGAAGAGATCGACGAGAGCGAGCTAAAAGGGCTAGAGTATAATGAACTAGTAGAAAAAATAGCGCAAATTTTAGAGGTTAGATATAACGAAAAAATGAGCGTGCTAAACGAAGAGCAAAGAAAAGATATAGAGAAAATTTTATACCTTCAAGTGCTTGATAATGCGTGGAGAGAGCATCTTTATCAGATGGATATCCTAAAAACTGGCATCGGTCTAAGAGGGTATAATCAAAAAGATCCGCTAGTTGAATATAAAAAAGAGAGCTACAACCTCTTTATGGAGCTAGTTGGCAGACTAAAAACTGAGAGCGTTAAAACGCTTCAAATCGTTAGATTTAAGAGCCGCGAGGAGCAAGAAGAGCAAGCTAGGATGATGCTAGAAGCTAGTCAAAATGCTGAAAATGAGCCTCTAAACTACAACAACCAAGGCGAAGATGAAAATTTTACGCCAGAAAAAAAGATACCAAGAAACGCTCCATGCCCTTGCGGAAGCGGTAAAAAATATAAAGATTGCCACGGCAAAAGTGGCCCTAAAAAAGGCATATTTGCTTAA
- a CDS encoding ABC transporter permease — MTSLPKYLLFKYLRFDKTQPFIALSALLAFLGVSIGLMVLIVAMAIMNGFDKEFERKLFTMNYPITVQSAFKGSIDDGFVDELKAKFSDLKFSPYISTQVIYRSANALEGGLIYGVNFKDEKQINSVVNEALKDKELEGFEILVGSGIMSEFRLRDDEKLTLIFTKADPAGFSLTPKMKRFDIGGSFTSGLIAYDKAFSYTSVEALRKILDYPKGVYDGIHIFSNKPFDDIKRVREGLPAGTVAIGWWEQNGNFFSALALEKRALFIVLMLIILVASLNIISSLLMTVMNRRQEIALLLALGASKGEIKRSFFYQGLVIGGGGIIFGLVLGFLGLFLLGNFNIIDLPADVYGSSKLPLELSTIDLVLIVVGAVFIVAISSYYPAKKATEVNVLQTLRNE, encoded by the coding sequence ATGACAAGCTTACCAAAGTACCTACTTTTTAAATATTTAAGATTTGATAAAACTCAGCCATTTATCGCTCTAAGTGCCTTGCTCGCCTTTCTTGGTGTTAGCATTGGTCTTATGGTTTTGATCGTTGCCATGGCTATTATGAACGGATTTGATAAAGAATTTGAGCGCAAACTTTTTACGATGAACTATCCTATAACCGTTCAAAGCGCCTTTAAAGGATCGATCGATGATGGCTTTGTAGATGAGCTAAAGGCTAAATTTAGCGACCTTAAATTTAGTCCATATATCAGCACGCAGGTCATCTACCGCTCGGCAAATGCACTTGAAGGCGGGCTAATTTATGGCGTAAATTTTAAAGATGAAAAGCAGATAAACTCAGTCGTAAACGAAGCTTTAAAAGACAAAGAGTTAGAGGGCTTTGAGATACTTGTGGGAAGTGGCATAATGAGTGAGTTTAGACTAAGAGATGATGAAAAACTAACGCTTATCTTTACAAAGGCTGATCCTGCTGGCTTTTCGCTAACGCCAAAGATGAAGCGCTTTGACATCGGCGGCTCATTTACATCTGGGCTAATCGCTTACGACAAGGCGTTTTCATATACTTCTGTCGAGGCTTTGAGGAAAATTTTGGACTATCCAAAGGGCGTTTATGATGGAATTCACATCTTTTCAAACAAGCCATTTGATGATATAAAAAGGGTGCGCGAAGGCCTTCCAGCAGGCACGGTTGCCATTGGCTGGTGGGAGCAAAATGGCAACTTTTTCTCAGCTCTCGCACTTGAAAAAAGAGCACTTTTTATAGTTTTGATGCTCATTATCCTTGTGGCGTCGCTAAATATCATAAGCTCGCTACTAATGACCGTGATGAACCGCAGGCAGGAGATCGCCTTGCTTCTAGCACTTGGAGCTAGCAAAGGCGAGATAAAAAGAAGCTTCTTTTATCAAGGGCTAGTAATAGGTGGAGGCGGCATCATATTTGGCTTAGTGCTTGGTTTTTTGGGGCTATTTTTACTTGGAAATTTCAACATCATAGACCTGCCAGCTGACGTTTATGGCTCAAGCAAACTACCACTTGAACTCTCAACCATCGATCTTGTGCTGATCGTAGTTGGGGCTGTGTTTATCGTGGCTATCTCGTCTTACTATCCAGCTAAAAAAGCCACAGAGGTAAATGTCCTTCAAACTTTAAGAAATGAGTAA